In Pyricularia oryzae 70-15 chromosome 2, whole genome shotgun sequence, one genomic interval encodes:
- a CDS encoding glycosyl hydrolase codes for MSTTSGQIGGQTETMRHRSGGYLPIENYGIIGNMHTCALAGMDGSVDFMCWPDFDSPSVFCRLLDKDKGGYFSIAPPSSLPCTTKQQYLPSSNILQTRYIHEDGVVDLVDFFPRPKHSAVVARTPTQTAYREMTKVPDELKKWLVRRVECIRGRLELDVEVFPAFAYAKEPHATEVVEPMQGHGDGQSRSKTVTFHSSKLKLQLDVTLDCGEGNDSGGSGSKNAHVACPVVAFKKVKRPGMLSEGVVARVTLTEGQAVSFVLREDIPNHVTENITTAVVDAQQHSTQSYWYNWISKSKYRGRWREVVSRSLMILKLLTYEPTGAIVAAPTFSIPEDIGGVRNWDYRFSWVRDSSFTIYILLRLGFKEEADAYMEFISDRILKSRAPDGGLPIMFTIRGETDIPELELSHLDGYRGSKPVRIGNGAAFHQQFDIYGELMDAIYLNNKYGKPATWDQWVAVRQLLDYVLTIMNEPDMSIWEVRNNKQNFVYSKVMLWVAFDRGLRLAEKRMFPCPNRNKWLEARDSLYEEIMEKGYNTEMKSFIQSYENNTMIDSSILIAPLVFFISPSDPRFINTMERILLPPEKGGLTSTGLVYRYDTELSDDGVGGREGAFSMCTFWLVEAMTRAGVYEPKYIVRAINLFENMLSFSNHLCMFSEEISRSGEQLGNTPQAFSHLALISAAFNLDRATEFQTRH; via the exons ATGTCCACCACATCCGGCCAGATCGGCGGCCAGACCGAGACGATGCGGCACCGCTCCGGCGGCTACCTGCCCATCGAAAACTACGGCATTATTGGCAACATGCATACCTGCGCTCTTGCCGGCATGGACGGTAGCGTAGACTTCATGTGTTGGCCCGACTTTGACTCGCCCTCGGTCTTCTGCCGTTTGctggacaaggacaagggaGGCTACTTCTCCATTGCACCGCCCTCGTCCCTACCCTGCACCACCAAGCAGCAGTATCTGCCGTCTAGCAACATCCTGCAGACGCGCTACATCCATGaggacggcgtcgtcgacctCGTTGACTTCTTCCCTCGCCCGAAGCACAGCGCCGTCGTGGCCAGGACCCCAACCCAGACCGCCTATCGCGAAATGACCAAAGTCCCCGACGAGCTCAAGAAATGGCTTGTCAGGAGGGTCGAGTGCATCCGCGGCCGGCTAGAGCTCGACGTAGAGGTCTTCCCGGCTTTTGCGTACGCCAAGGAGCCACACGCCACCGAGGTCGTGGAGCCGATGCAGGGCCATGGCGACGGGCAGTCCCGGAGCAAAACGGTAACGTTCCACAGCAGCAAATTAAAGCTGCAGCTGGATGTGACGCTGGACTGCGGTGAGGGTAATGATagtggcggcagcggcagcaaaaATGCACATGTTGCATGCCCTGTGGTGGCTTTCAAAAAGGTCAAGCGACCAGGTATGCTGAGCGAAGGAGTCGTTGCCCGCGTCACCCTTACCGAGGGCCAGGCTGTCTCGTTTGTGCTGCGCGAGGACATACCGAACCACGTCACCGAGAACATCACTACAGCGGTCGTGGACGCCCAACAACACAGCACGCAGAGCTACTGGTACAACTGGATCTCAAAGTCCAAGTACCGCGGCAGGTGGCGCGAGGTCGTCAGCCGAAGCCTCATGATCCTGAAGCTGCTCACCTACGAGCCGACGGGCGCAATCGTGGCTGCGCCAACCTTTTCGATACCCGAGGACATTGGTGGCGTGCGCAACTGGGACTACAGGTTCTCGTGGGTCCGGGACTCGAGCTTTACCATCTACATCCTTCTGCGTCTTGGATTCAAGGAGGAGGCCGACGCGTACATGGAATTCATCAGCGATCGGATACTCAAGTCTCGCGCTCCGGACGGCGGTCTGCCTATCATGTTCACCATTAGGGGCGAGACCGACATCCCTGAGTTGGAGTTGAGCCACCTAGATGGGTATCGGGGGAGCAAGCCCGTGCGGATCGGAAACGGAGCTGCATTCCACCAGCAGTTCGATATCTATGGTGAACTGATGGATGCCATATATCTGAACAACAAGTACGGCAAGCCGGCTACGTGGGATCAGTGGGTTGCGGTGCGACAGCTCTTGG ATTATGTCTTGACTATCATGAATG AGCCGGATATGTCGATATGGGAAGTGCGCAACAATAAGCAGAACTTTGTCTACTCCAAAGTCATGTTGTGGGTAGCTTTTGACAGGGGCTTGCGTCTGGCTGAGAAGCGCATGTTTCCGTGTCCCAACCGCAACAAGTGGCTTGAGGCGCGCGACTCTCTGTATGAGGAGATCATGGAGAAAG GCTACAATACCGAGATGAAGTCCTTCATTCAGAGCTACGAGAACAATACCATGATCGACTCATCCATCCTCATCGCCCCGCTCGTCTTCTTTATTTCGCCCAGCGACCCGCGGTTCATTAACACCATGGAACGTATCCTGCTGCCACCGGAGAAGGGCGGTCTGACAAGCACAGGGCTGGTGTATCGCTACGACACTGAACTATCTGATGACG GCGTAGGCGGCAGAGAGGGCGCATTCAGCATGTGCACGTTCTGGCTGGTGGAAGCTATGACGCGAGCGGGCGTCTACGAGCCGAAGTACATTGTGCGCGCCATCAACTTGTTTGAGAAcatgctgagcttcagcaaCCACCTATGCATGTTCAGTGAGGAGATTTCGAGGTCGGGTGAGCAGCTGGGTAACACGCCCCAGGCCTTTAGTCACCTGGCCCTGATCAGTGCTGCTTTCAACCTGGATCGGGCCACCGAGTTCCAAACGAGGCATTGA
- a CDS encoding RNA-binding protein, with translation MSYPGPPGVPSAHPSLPPRPPAAPGSKQQQQPIGPQATSRFSSTFSSPSTYSAPPGYPATTAAAAGAAAAAAPPPPSYSSAAPGYSAPPSRYGAPQTTAYSSYSAAPTAMPVRNSGGYGRGGYGGGGAGTGASAPTYSSGYNNYRQPNSQPGAASYGAGPQIRNPFPVPVAAGAAAPTAGPVSAQSEEAEMAAQMAQWQSAYLPRSETDPAVAGPIGPDATSQYPQQQAQQPEQAEAGANGDERKKTVYRTGGGKKWADDTLVEWDPTHLRLFVGNLAGETTDESLLKAFSRWKSVQKSKVIRDKRTNKSKGYGFVSFSDPDDFFQAAKEMNGKYIQSHPVTCRKANTEIKVTNVKPDKRHGGRNDKRKGNGGGGGGGGGGGGGYEPRLGPHNPGGIVKPGQKTKGGLKLLG, from the coding sequence ATGTCGTATCCGGGTCCCCCAGGAGTCCCTTCGGCGCACCCATCTCTTCCGCCCCGACCACCCGCCGCCCCGGGtagcaaacaacaacaacagccgaTCGGACCTCAGGCAACCTCTAGGTTCTCATCCACCTTTTCTTCTCCCAGCACATACTCTGCGCCGCCAGGCTAccccgccaccaccgccgccgccgccggcgcagcagcagcagcagcaccaccaccaccatcataCTCCAGCGCCGCGCCGGGCTACTCGGCACCACCATCCCGCTATGGCGCACCTCAGACGACGGCATACTCCTCATACTCCGCGGCGCCCACGGCCATGCCCGTGAGGAACTCTGGCGGATATGGGAGGGGAGGatacggcggcggtggcgccgGCACGGGCGCCAGCGCGCCGACCTACTCGTCCGGGTATAACAACTACCGACAGCCCAATTCTCAGCCTGGTGCGGCGAGCTACGGCGCAGGACCACAGATCAGAAATCCGTTCCCCGTCCCGGTAGCAGCGGGAGCAGCAGCCCCGACAGCCGGGCCGGTATCGGCGCAGAGCGAGGAGGCCGAGATGGCCGCGCAGATGGCACAGTGGCAGAGCGCCTACCTTCCCAGGAGCGAGACGGACCCGGCGGTGGCGGGTCCGATCGGCCCGGACGCAACGTCTCAGTacccgcagcagcaggcacAGCAGCCGGAGCAGGCCGAGGCGGGCGCCAACGGGGACGAGCGGAAGAAGACGGTGTATCGGACCGGGGGCGGCAAGAAATGGGCCGACGACACGCTTGTGGAGTGGGATCCGACGCACCTGCGGCTCTTTGTCGGTAACCTGGCGGGCGAAACGACAGACGAGTCGCTGCTCAAGGCGTTTTCGCGGTGGAAGAGCgtgcaaaagtccaaggtGATACGAGACAAGCGCACCAACAAGAGTAAAGGATACGGGTTCGTCAGCTTCAGTGATCCGGATGACTTTTTCCAGGCCGCGAAGGAGATGAACGGCAAGTACATCCAAAGCCACCCGGTCACGTGCAGAAAGGCAAACACCGAGATCAAGGTCACCAACGTCAAGCCGGACAAGAGGCACGGCGGGAGGAACGACAAGAGGAAGGGTAATGGCGGAGGGGGcggtggaggcggcggcggcggcggtggctatGAGCCGCGCCTTGGACCTCATAATCCCGGTGGCATTGTGAAGCCTGGTCAGAAGACTAAAGGCGGACTGAAGCTATTGGGTTAA
- a CDS encoding nuclear localization sequence binding protein, with the protein MGKVKESKKATKAAPAVKSAGVTKPSQTSSAKSKKIAKDVAVKASKKDKKKKVEVSSESDSDSDASDSSSDSDSESEVEEKKPTKAATNGKAKKAAKAESSDSDSSSESEADSSDSSDSESDAKPAPKEKAATNVDKKAAAKKVEKSESSDSDSDSSDSDESDSDAKPAKAEKTDKAKKEETDSDSDSDSDSDSSGSDSSDDEEEKPAKTEAPSKKRKAEEEEEAPAKKTKTEESDKPSTLFVGNLSWNVDDAMLAEEFKFCGTVTSARVITDRESGRSKGFGYVDFATPEEAEKAHGEKQGAFIDGREIKVDFSTGKATNSNDAAGARAKKYGDTVSPESDTLFVGNLPFDADEDSVGAFFSEVAEVKSLRLPTEQESGRRKGFGYVTFNSVEDAKSAFEQLNGQSINGRNCRLDYSTPRPPREDGGFGGRGGGRGGFGGRGGGRGGGGFGGRGGGGRGGGRGGGRGGFGGSRGGGGFQGKKITF; encoded by the exons ATGGGCAAGGTTAAAGAGTCCAAGAAGGCCACCAAGGCTGCGCCCGCCGTCAAGAGTGCTGGCGTGACCAAGCCCTCGCAGACCAGCAGCGCCAAGTCCAAGAAGATTGCCAAGGACGTCGCCGTCAAGGCCagcaagaaggacaagaagaagaaggttgAGGTCTCGTCCGAGTCTGACAGCGACAGCGATGCGTCGGACTCGTCTTCTGACTCCGACTCCGAGTCTGAGGTCGAAGAGAAGAAGCCCACCAAGGCCGCCACAAACGGCAAGGCTAAGAAGGCTGCTAAGGCCGAGTCTTCCGACTCCGACTCTTCATCCGAGTCTGAGGCCGACAGCAGCGACTCTTCCGACAGCGAGTCCGATGCCAAGCCCGCTCCCAAGGAGAAGGCTGCCACCAACGTTGACAAGAAggccgccgccaagaagGTAGAGAAGTCTGAGTCTTCCGACTCCGACTCTGACTCTTCTGATTCGGACGAGAGCGACTCTGATGCCAAGCCGGCTAAGGCTGAGAAGACGGAtaaggccaagaaggaagAG ACTGATTCCGACTCTGACTCCGACTCTGACTCTGACAGCTCTGGCTCTGACTCCTCGGACGATGAAGAGGAGAAGCCGGCCAAGACCGAGGCTCCTTccaagaagcgcaaggctgaggaagaggaggaggctcCTGCCAAGAAGACTAAGACCGAGGAGTCTGACAAGCCCTCAACACTGTTCGTCGGTAACCTGAGCTGGAACGTCGACGATGCCATGCTGGCTGAGGAATTCAAATTCTGCGGTACCGTCACCAGCGCTCGTGTCATCACCGACAGGGAGTCTGGCAGGTCCAAGGGCTTCGGCTACGTCGACTTTGCCACCCCCGAGGAGGCTGAGAAGGCTCACGGCGAGAAGCAGGGTGCTTTCATTGATGGCCGTGAGATCAAGGTCGACTTCTCTACTGGCAAGGCCACCAACAGCAACGACGCCGCTGGCGCTCGCGCCAAGAAGTACGGTGACACCGTTAGCCCCGAGAGTGACACCCTCTTCGTTGGTAACCTGCCCTTCGATGCCGACGAGGACAGTGTTGGCGCTTTCTTCAGCGAGGTTGCCGAGGTGAAGAGTCTTCGCCTGCCTACTGAGCA GGAGTCTGGTCGTCGCAAGGGTTTCGGCTACGTCACATTCAACTCTGTTGAGGACGCCAAGAGTGCTTTCGAGCAGCTGAATGGCCAGTCCATCAACGGCAGGAACTGCCGCCTGGACTACTCTACTCCCAGGCCTCCTCGTGAGGATGGTGGTTTCGGgggccgtggtggtggtCGTGGCGGCTTCGGTGGTCGCGGCGGCGGtcgtggcggtggtggctttGGAGgacgcggtggcggcggtcgcGGCGGTGGCCGTGGTGGCGGTCGCGGCGGCTTCGGTGGCAgccgcggtggtggtggtttcCAGGGCAAGAAGATCACGTTCTAA
- a CDS encoding 2,4-dihydroxyhept-2-ene-1,7-dioic acid aldolase, producing the protein MSTMQQANRLKQAFMTKKPAFGLWQMLPGSNISRALARTPGIDWVMVDCEHGNIDDAAMHEAVPAIAAVGVSPIVRIPDFQPWMVKRALDTGAHGILVPLIRTVQEVKTLVSACKFPPEGTRGFGSPFAMHTFSPTPSMTTYLQSANSSLLTMVQIETREALERVAEIAPLVDVVLVGPFDLGNNIGQPILDGVMSQELKDAVESVRVAAERAGVVSGIFCTGPEMAKSCADAGWGMISVATDLTALMGTMEERVAVARGEGKLGAKGGY; encoded by the exons ATGTCGACAATGCAACAAGCAAACCGCCTCAAGCAGGCCTTTATGACAAAGAAGCCCGCTTTTGGGCTGTGGCAGATGTTACCGGGCTCCAACATCTCGCGGGCTCTTGCCAGGACGCCGGGGATCGACTGGGTCATGGTGGATTGTGAACATGGAAACATTGATG ATGCCGCCATGCATGAGGCTGTGCCTGCCATCGCCGCAGTTGGCGTTTCGCCCATTGTGCGGATACCAGACTTTCAACCATGGATGGTCAAAC GAGCTCTTGACACTGGAGCTCATGGG ATCCTTGTACCGCTGATCAGAACAGTTCAAGAGGTCAAAACCCTGGTGTCGGCGTGCAAGTTCCCACCCGAAGGGACACGGGGCTTCGGCTCCCCCTTCGCCATGCACACCTTCTCTCCGACCCCGTCAATGACGACGTACCTACAGTCGGCTAACTCTAGCCTGCTGACCATGGTGCAGATTGAGACGCGGGAGGCGCTGGAGCGGGTCGCCGAGATCGCGCCGCTCGTCGATGTCGTGCTGGTTGGGCCCTTTGACCTCGGCAACAACATCGGGCAACCGATCCTCGACGGCGTCATGAGCCAGGAACTGAAGGACGCCGTGGAGAGCGTCAGGGTCGCAGCGGAGAGGGCCGGCGTCGTGAGCGGCATCTTTTGCACGGGTCCCGAGATGGCCAAGAGCTGCGCAGATGCCGGCTGGGGCATGATCAGCGTCGCGACAGATCTGACGGCGTTGATGGGAACGATGGAGGAGAGGGTTGCGGTTGCGAGGGGAGAGGGTAAGTTGGGAGCGAAGGGTGGATATTAG
- a CDS encoding CORD and CS domain-containing protein: MALKCVHQGCGKTYAEGEEDGCNYHPGPPIFHEGQKGWKCCKPRVLTFEEFMSITPCTQGRHSTTDLPPKIEKKEAPADAPTPTAAATQPPAVPRVPVASATATPPTEAPAPPPESEDDDPALEIPDGKTCRRKTCGATYKKGAAREGEQCVHHPGVPIFHEGSKGYSCCKRRVLEFDQFMKIEGCATKGRHLFIGSGGKKKGAGANGAGDGEQLLESVRHDYYQTATTVIASFFLKKIDKDRAKVIFNAQSITLDLPTADATRYRTEVPLFAAVDPEKSSYKILGTKLEVNLAKADVASWPVLRSDERHTGEILQVGRAGSVAR, translated from the exons ATGGCGCTCAAGTGTGTCCATCAAGGTTGCGGCAAGACGTACGCCGAGGGAGAAGAGGATGGATGCAACTACCACCCTGGTCCTCCCATCTTCCACGAGGGGCAGAAAG GCTGGAAGTGCTGCAAACCGCGCGTCTTGACCTTTGAGGAGTTCATGTCCATCACCCCCTGCACCCAAGGGCGCCACTCCACCACGGACCTACCCCCAAAGATTGAGAAGAAGGAAGCCCCCGCAGACGCGCCCACGCccaccgccgctgccaccCAACCGCCGGCCGTGCCCCGCGTCCCTGTCGCCTCCGCCACGGCGACCCCACCGACGGAGGCACCCGCACCGCCGCCCGAGTCGGAGGACGACGACCCGGCACTTGAGATCCCGGACGGCAAGACTTGCAGGCGGAAGACCTGCGGCGCAACTTACAAGAAGGGGGCCGCGAGGGAAGGGGAGCAGTGCGTCCACCACCCGGGTGTGCCCATATTCCACGAGGGCAGCAAGGGTTACAGCTGCTGCAAGCGGCGTGTGCTTGAGTTTGATCAGTTCATGAAGATCGAGGGATGCGCCACCAAGGGTAGGCACCTGTTcatcggcagcggcggcaagaagaagggggCCGGCGCCAATGGTGCGGGGGATGGTGAGCAGTTGTTGGAATCGGTCAG GCACGACTACTACCAAACTGCAACTACCGTTATCGCGTCCTTCTTCCTCAAGAAGATCGACAAGGACCGAGCAAAGGTCATATTCAACGCACAGTCCATCACCCTGGACCTGCCAACCGCAGACGCCACGCGCTACCGGACAGAGGTGCCTCTCTTCGCAGCCGTGGACCCGGAAAAGTCGTCGTACAAAATTTTGGGCACCAAGCTCGAGGTGAACCTGGCCAAGGCGGATGTCGCGTCTTGGCCGGTGCTCAGAAGCGACGAGAGGCACACGGGCGAGATACTACAGGTCGGCAGGGCGGGGAGTGTTGCCCGGTGA